In Acidovorax sp. GBBC 1281, a single window of DNA contains:
- a CDS encoding efflux transporter outer membrane subunit, producing MKTPPTHRPPRALLALALPLWLAACAVPSPAPRVEAPTPAGWQAPLPHQGSVADLSRWWERAGDPLLAELIASAQDISPSVAQARARLAQARAARVSARAALLPSLDGQASASRGVNEQVGGLASTAQAALQASWEVDLFGGNAAANQAALQRLAGAQAQWHEARVSVAAEVATQYSSWRQCLALADVAASDAASRGQTAQLSRLSERAGFTAPATLALAQASEAEGHVRAEQQRMACEIDLKTLVALTGQDESALRARAAAAPLAPAPDALFAIEALPAGVLAQRPDVYAAEREVAATSADVGSARAQQLPRLTLSGSVGRGWVRTGGASITSNTWSIGPVGLSLPIFDAGRRAAQVDSAEAQYDAAVQQYRGTVRQAVSEVEQALVRLASTAARSTDAQRAADGYRASFTATEARWRGGLASLVELEDSRRTALASETALITLRQERMAAWIGLYRAAGGGWEAEATPQAASTLAPSAMPAR from the coding sequence ATGAAAACACCCCCAACGCACCGCCCCCCCCGCGCCCTGCTGGCCCTCGCCCTGCCCCTGTGGCTGGCCGCCTGCGCCGTCCCCAGCCCCGCCCCTCGCGTGGAGGCGCCCACGCCCGCCGGCTGGCAGGCGCCGCTGCCCCACCAGGGCAGCGTGGCCGACCTGTCCCGCTGGTGGGAGCGCGCCGGCGACCCGCTGCTGGCCGAGTTGATCGCCTCGGCGCAGGACATCAGCCCGAGCGTGGCGCAGGCCCGGGCGCGCCTGGCACAGGCCCGCGCGGCCCGGGTGAGCGCGCGCGCCGCGCTGCTGCCCTCGCTGGACGGGCAGGCCAGCGCCAGCCGCGGCGTGAACGAGCAGGTGGGCGGCCTGGCCAGCACGGCCCAGGCCGCGCTGCAGGCCAGCTGGGAGGTGGACCTGTTCGGCGGCAACGCCGCCGCCAACCAGGCCGCACTGCAGCGGCTGGCCGGCGCCCAGGCGCAGTGGCACGAGGCCCGCGTTTCCGTCGCGGCCGAGGTCGCCACGCAGTACAGCAGCTGGCGCCAGTGCCTGGCGCTGGCGGACGTGGCCGCCTCCGATGCCGCCTCGCGCGGGCAGACCGCGCAGCTGTCGCGCCTGAGCGAGCGGGCCGGCTTCACCGCGCCCGCCACGCTCGCCCTGGCGCAGGCCAGCGAGGCCGAAGGCCACGTGCGCGCCGAGCAGCAGCGCATGGCCTGCGAGATCGATCTCAAGACCCTGGTGGCCCTCACCGGCCAGGACGAATCCGCGCTGCGCGCCCGTGCTGCCGCCGCGCCGCTGGCGCCGGCGCCCGACGCGCTCTTCGCCATCGAGGCCCTGCCGGCGGGCGTGCTGGCCCAACGGCCCGACGTGTACGCGGCCGAGCGCGAGGTGGCGGCCACCAGCGCCGACGTGGGCAGCGCCCGCGCCCAGCAGTTGCCGCGCCTCACGCTCAGCGGCTCGGTGGGCCGCGGCTGGGTGCGCACGGGTGGGGCCAGCATCACCTCCAACACCTGGTCCATCGGGCCGGTGGGGCTGTCGCTGCCGATCTTCGATGCGGGCCGACGCGCGGCGCAGGTCGATTCCGCCGAGGCACAGTACGACGCGGCCGTGCAGCAGTACCGCGGCACGGTGCGCCAAGCCGTGAGCGAGGTCGAGCAGGCGCTGGTGCGCCTGGCCAGCACCGCCGCGCGCAGCACCGATGCGCAGCGCGCCGCGGACGGCTACCGCGCCTCGTTCACCGCCACCGAGGCGCGCTGGCGCGGCGGGCTGGCGAGCCTGGTCGAGCTGGAGGATTCGCGCCGCACGGCGCTGGCCTCCGAGACCGCGCTCATCACCTTGCGGCAGGAGCGCATGGCGGCCTGGATCGGCCTGTACCGCGCGGCGGGCGGCGGCTGGGAGGCCGAGGCCACGCCGCAGGCCGCCTCGACCCTGGCGCCTTCCGCCATGCCCGCCCGGTGA
- a CDS encoding efflux RND transporter periplasmic adaptor subunit: protein MQRLKFTPSSLPAALAVLAVCVLAAAGALMAAGPSRAADDAKSAKAGEPRPALTVTTTQPTRTSLAQRLPANGNVAAWQEASIGTESSGLRLTDVRVNVGDTVRAGQVLATFAPETLQADVAQARASLLEARASAAEAAANAERARTLQASGALSQQQIQQYATAGETAQARVEAAQAALNAQQLRLKHAQVLAPDSGVISSRTATVGAVLGAGTELFRMVRKGRLEWRAEVTSNDLPRIRPGSQVIVTAASGAQVPGTVRMIAPTVDPQTRNGLVYVDLPLHPDVRAGMFARGDFLLGQRDALSVPQSSVVVRDGFSSVFEIGEGSRVVMRRVQTGQRTGDRVEIVSGLQPGVTVVERGGAFLNDGDLVRVQAAAPAAAASAPAPRPAASAPKVPAAQ, encoded by the coding sequence ATGCAGCGCTTGAAATTCACCCCCTCCTCCCTTCCCGCGGCGCTGGCCGTGCTGGCCGTGTGCGTGCTCGCCGCCGCCGGCGCGCTGATGGCCGCCGGCCCCTCGCGCGCGGCGGACGACGCCAAGAGCGCCAAGGCCGGCGAGCCAAGGCCCGCGCTCACCGTCACCACCACGCAGCCCACGCGCACCTCGCTGGCGCAGCGCCTGCCCGCCAACGGCAACGTCGCCGCGTGGCAGGAGGCCAGCATCGGCACCGAAAGCAGCGGCCTGCGCCTGACCGACGTGCGCGTGAACGTGGGCGACACGGTGCGCGCCGGCCAGGTGCTGGCCACCTTCGCGCCCGAGACGCTGCAGGCCGACGTGGCCCAGGCCCGCGCGAGCCTGCTGGAGGCCCGCGCGAGCGCCGCCGAGGCCGCCGCCAACGCCGAGCGCGCCCGCACGCTGCAGGCCAGCGGCGCCCTGAGCCAGCAGCAGATCCAGCAGTACGCGACCGCCGGCGAGACCGCCCAGGCCCGCGTGGAGGCGGCGCAGGCGGCCCTCAACGCGCAGCAGCTGCGGCTCAAGCATGCCCAGGTGCTGGCGCCGGACAGCGGCGTCATCTCCTCGCGCACGGCCACCGTTGGCGCGGTGCTGGGCGCGGGCACCGAACTCTTTCGCATGGTGCGCAAGGGCCGCCTGGAATGGCGTGCCGAGGTCACCTCCAACGACCTGCCGCGCATCCGCCCCGGCAGCCAGGTGATCGTCACGGCCGCCAGCGGCGCGCAGGTGCCGGGCACCGTGCGCATGATCGCCCCCACCGTCGATCCGCAGACGCGCAACGGCCTGGTCTATGTGGACCTGCCACTGCACCCCGACGTGCGTGCGGGGATGTTTGCGCGCGGCGATTTTCTGCTGGGCCAGCGCGATGCGCTCAGCGTGCCGCAGTCGTCCGTGGTGGTACGCGACGGCTTCAGCAGCGTGTTCGAGATCGGCGAGGGCAGCCGCGTGGTGATGCGCCGCGTGCAGACCGGCCAGCGCACGGGCGACCGGGTGGAGATCGTCTCGGGCCTGCAGCCGGGCGTGACGGTGGTCGAGCGCGGCGGCGCGTTCCTGAACGACGGCGACCTGGTGCGCGTGCAGGCCGCAGCGCCCGCAGCAGCGGCGTCCGCGCCGGCGCCCCGGCCCGCGGCATCTGCACCAAAAGTACCTGCAGCACAATGA